In Thauera sp. JM12B12, one DNA window encodes the following:
- the gloB gene encoding hydroxyacylglutathione hydrolase: MDIIPVPAFRDNYIWLVHDGRHALVVDPGDATVVRQALDHLGLQLGAILVTHHHPDHVGGLAQLLAHAEVPVFGPAGESIEGVTEPVREGDEIRIAAPATAFRVLDVPGHTAGHVAYVAMDIEPGLVFCGDTLFSAGCGRLFEGTPAQLAASLAKLAALPSTTRVYCTHEYTLSNLAFARAAEPDNPERDAYALACEALRARGEPTLPSTMGRERAINPFLRCDRPSVAGSVAKQVGRALHDPVDCLAALRAWKDGF; this comes from the coding sequence TCGCGATAACTATATCTGGCTCGTTCACGACGGCCGCCATGCGCTGGTGGTCGATCCCGGCGACGCCACCGTGGTGCGGCAGGCGCTCGACCACCTCGGCCTGCAACTCGGCGCCATCCTCGTGACCCACCACCACCCCGACCACGTCGGCGGCCTTGCACAACTGCTTGCGCATGCAGAAGTGCCCGTCTTCGGACCGGCCGGGGAGTCGATCGAAGGCGTGACCGAACCGGTTCGAGAGGGCGACGAGATCCGCATCGCAGCCCCCGCGACCGCTTTCCGCGTCCTCGACGTGCCCGGCCACACCGCCGGCCACGTCGCCTACGTGGCAATGGACATCGAACCGGGGCTGGTGTTCTGCGGCGACACGCTGTTCTCGGCCGGTTGCGGCCGACTGTTCGAAGGCACCCCTGCCCAGCTCGCCGCGTCGCTGGCCAAGCTCGCGGCGCTTCCCTCCACGACCCGGGTCTATTGCACCCACGAATACACACTGTCCAACCTGGCGTTTGCCCGCGCCGCCGAGCCCGACAATCCCGAGCGCGACGCCTACGCCCTCGCGTGCGAGGCACTGCGCGCGCGCGGAGAACCCACCCTGCCCAGCACCATGGGGCGCGAGCGCGCGATCAATCCCTTCCTGCGCTGCGACCGGCCGAGCGTGGCCGGCAGCGTGGCGAAGCAGGTCGGCCGTGCGCTGCACGACCCGGTGGACTGCCTCGCCGCATTGCGCGCCTGGAAGGACGGCTTCTGA